From one Luteolibacter sp. SL250 genomic stretch:
- a CDS encoding phosphoadenylyl-sulfate reductase, giving the protein MEALKFEIPAIVDIDPEALSAELAPLRAGERLALLYDRLGDRLVASTSFGIQAAVMLKLINDHAPKIPVVFIDTGFLFPETYQYAEELMSKLNIDLRVYHPQYSAARIQALWGNLWENGKDGADKYGLITKVEPMNRALRETGADVWISGLRRSQSSTRAERPFVEQQKRTIKTYPILDWADAQVDLYYHQNGLPRHPLAEKGYVTMGDWHSTRPVDETGDAEATRYGGQKYECGLHLDSGTSDFQI; this is encoded by the coding sequence ATGGAAGCGCTCAAATTTGAAATTCCGGCGATCGTGGACATCGATCCGGAAGCCCTGTCCGCGGAGCTCGCGCCACTGCGTGCGGGGGAGCGGCTCGCGCTGCTGTATGACCGCCTGGGCGACCGGCTCGTCGCCTCCACCAGCTTCGGCATCCAGGCCGCGGTGATGCTCAAGCTCATCAACGACCACGCGCCGAAGATCCCCGTCGTCTTCATCGACACCGGCTTCCTCTTCCCGGAAACCTACCAGTATGCGGAGGAACTGATGTCGAAGCTCAACATCGACCTGCGCGTCTATCACCCGCAGTACTCCGCCGCCCGCATCCAGGCGCTGTGGGGGAACCTGTGGGAGAACGGGAAGGACGGCGCGGACAAATACGGCCTCATCACCAAGGTGGAGCCCATGAACCGCGCGCTGCGCGAGACCGGCGCCGATGTCTGGATCAGCGGGCTGCGCCGCTCCCAGTCCAGCACCCGCGCGGAGCGTCCGTTCGTGGAGCAGCAGAAGCGCACCATCAAGACCTACCCCATCCTCGACTGGGCGGACGCCCAGGTGGACCTCTACTACCACCAGAACGGCCTGCCGCGCCACCCGCTGGCGGAGAAGGGCTACGTCACCATGGGCGACTGGCACAGTACCCGTCCGGTGGATGAAACCGGCGACGCCGAGGCCACCCGCTACGGCGGCCAGAAATACGAGTGCGGTCTTCACCTTGACTCCGGCACTTCGGATTTCCAGATTTGA
- a CDS encoding FAD/NAD(P)-binding protein — protein MSGTSSTGVIGSGPSALYFLKNLLDRLHQMESPPRRISIFEKSHIMGTGMPYSPETTNIHSRSNISSEELPRLPQSFADWLRDQPAATLEELGVEPPVDEEAVYPRLALGRYFQAQHRVLVDRLREAGVEVHEFPGCRISDIRADAGGGVTLVTGEGAEHRLDRVVVATGHHWPNKDKPAAGYYSSPWPIHKLVPEKDGVLNFAIGTLGASLSAFDVVNTLAHLNGSFSRNDDGVLTYAAAPGTEDFRIVMHSAEGLLPHLQFAQEEPMREIYRHVSLDELLALVDAQGYLRLERYFDKVCRPALLRAFQKDGMPEMVDLLSAPNFRLRDFVEKMTDEHDYADAFEGMRQEMEEARISVENDRPVHWKEYMDDLMYTLNFHAELLPAEDHIRLSGEVMPFLMNVVAAMPLESGEVLLALHDAGKLELMEGRVELAEEQPHADSTRIVVSGGRRDAVIDYRMFIDCGGQKPLELSDYPFPSLVRAGDVREARALFADPAEAARVPEKKRDKLCTGEDGRPAYRVGGLDIDPFYRLVRADGMPDSRLHDISFPLTTGLRPYSYGLQACNETARILIEGWMRHG, from the coding sequence ATGAGCGGAACATCATCGACAGGCGTCATCGGCAGCGGCCCTTCAGCCCTCTACTTTCTCAAGAACCTGCTGGATAGACTCCATCAGATGGAGAGCCCTCCGCGGCGGATCTCGATCTTCGAGAAAAGCCACATCATGGGCACCGGCATGCCCTACAGCCCGGAGACGACCAACATCCACAGCCGCTCCAACATCTCGTCGGAGGAACTTCCCCGGCTTCCGCAGTCTTTCGCGGATTGGTTGCGGGACCAACCTGCCGCCACGCTGGAGGAACTGGGCGTGGAACCTCCGGTCGATGAGGAGGCGGTTTATCCACGGCTGGCCCTGGGACGTTACTTCCAGGCACAGCACCGCGTGCTGGTTGACCGGCTGCGGGAGGCGGGGGTGGAAGTCCATGAGTTCCCCGGCTGCAGGATCTCCGACATCCGTGCGGATGCGGGCGGTGGTGTCACCCTTGTGACCGGAGAAGGTGCCGAACACCGGTTGGACCGCGTGGTGGTCGCCACCGGACACCACTGGCCGAACAAGGACAAGCCAGCCGCAGGCTACTACAGCTCCCCATGGCCGATCCACAAGCTGGTGCCGGAAAAGGACGGGGTGCTGAATTTCGCCATCGGCACGCTGGGAGCGTCCCTCAGCGCCTTCGATGTGGTGAACACGCTCGCCCATCTCAACGGCAGCTTCTCACGGAATGACGACGGGGTTCTGACCTACGCCGCCGCTCCGGGGACGGAGGATTTCAGGATCGTCATGCACTCCGCGGAAGGACTGCTTCCGCACCTGCAGTTCGCGCAGGAAGAGCCGATGCGGGAAATCTACCGGCACGTGAGCCTGGACGAGTTGCTGGCCCTGGTGGACGCGCAGGGTTACCTGCGGCTGGAGCGATACTTCGACAAGGTATGCCGTCCGGCATTGCTGCGCGCCTTCCAAAAGGACGGCATGCCGGAAATGGTGGACCTGCTTTCCGCTCCGAATTTCCGGCTGCGTGATTTCGTGGAGAAGATGACGGATGAACACGACTACGCGGATGCGTTCGAGGGCATGCGCCAGGAGATGGAGGAGGCCAGAATTTCCGTGGAGAACGACCGCCCCGTCCACTGGAAGGAATACATGGACGATCTGATGTACACCCTGAACTTCCATGCGGAGCTACTACCCGCGGAGGATCACATCAGGCTGTCGGGCGAGGTCATGCCGTTCCTGATGAACGTCGTCGCCGCGATGCCGCTGGAGTCCGGCGAGGTCCTGCTGGCACTCCACGATGCCGGAAAACTGGAGTTGATGGAGGGCCGAGTGGAGCTGGCGGAGGAGCAACCGCACGCGGACAGCACGCGGATCGTCGTGTCAGGAGGGAGAAGGGACGCGGTCATCGACTACCGCATGTTCATTGATTGCGGAGGCCAGAAGCCACTGGAGCTTTCCGATTATCCGTTTCCATCGCTCGTGCGGGCGGGAGATGTCCGCGAGGCCCGCGCATTGTTCGCCGATCCGGCGGAAGCGGCACGGGTGCCGGAAAAGAAGCGGGACAAGCTGTGCACCGGAGAAGACGGGCGACCGGCCTACCGCGTGGGCGGACTGGACATCGATCCTTTCTATCGTCTCGTCCGCGCGGACGGCATGCCGGACTCCCGGTTGCATGACATCTCCTTTCCGCTGACCACCGGACTACGGCCGTATTCCTATGGTCTCCAAGCGTGCAATGAAACGGCCCGCATCCTCATCGAGGGTTGGATGAGGCATGGGTGA
- a CDS encoding ferritin-like domain-containing protein, which yields MSKLNTLGELLIHNVKDLYSAETQLVKALPKMAKAANDADLKKGFEDHLEETKVHVTRLEQVAELLGASPRGLSCKAMKGLVEEGEEAIKEEAEEHIKDLALIAAAQKVEHYEISGYGTARALAEAIGNKEVAELLKTTEDEEGATDKKLTAAAKTITASAPAEA from the coding sequence ATGTCCAAATTGAACACCCTCGGAGAGCTTCTCATCCACAACGTGAAGGATCTCTACAGCGCGGAAACCCAGCTTGTGAAGGCGCTTCCGAAAATGGCGAAAGCCGCGAACGATGCGGATCTCAAAAAGGGATTCGAAGACCACCTGGAGGAAACCAAGGTCCACGTCACCCGCCTCGAGCAGGTCGCCGAATTGTTGGGTGCCAGCCCGCGCGGCCTGAGCTGCAAAGCGATGAAGGGACTGGTGGAGGAAGGGGAGGAAGCCATCAAGGAAGAGGCGGAGGAGCACATCAAGGACCTCGCACTCATCGCCGCCGCCCAGAAGGTGGAACACTACGAGATCTCCGGCTACGGAACCGCCCGCGCGCTCGCGGAAGCCATCGGAAACAAGGAGGTCGCGGAATTGCTCAAGACGACGGAGGACGAGGAAGGCGCGACCGACAAGAAGCTCACTGCCGCCGCGAAAACCATCACGGCCTCCGCACCCGCCGAGGCCTGA
- a CDS encoding AarF/UbiB family protein: MKLSPSHLRRYKDVARLFLKYGNSDLVNAGGFGGGDADLPEAREDAKDLAVDLEKLGPTFVKIGQLLSTRSDLLPPVYLDALSRLQDKVEPVPVEEVEAVISEQLGVRISKAFSSFDRTPVGSASLGQVHRAVLREGREVAVKVQRPGIRKEILADLDSLQEVADFLDEHTDFGRKYHTGRILGEFRDTLLRELDYQKEARNLMELKRNLAEFGDLVVPEVVEAYSSPMVLTMDYLPGTKVTDLAGPVLLDIDGGKLADEVFRAYLKQILVDGFFHADPHPGNLLLTPDRRIAILDLGMVGRVNARVRDQLVHLLAGISQGDGTQVAEAALRLGESEDAHIDRRQFVNSIETILGESKDSKLVDLQIGGIVLLIMQACASAGIRIPAEISLLGKTLMNLDRLGIALSPQFDPRAAIRRNLEALSTSRLKDSFSIAGILGSLTETKDFLTQLPRRVNEITELVATNRLRVKVDSIDEHKLMLGFQKIANRITMGLLLSAFIVGSSMLARVETTFRIFGYPGLAMVFFFIAALGALWLMLQILVKDE; this comes from the coding sequence ATGAAACTGTCACCCTCCCACCTCCGCCGCTACAAGGATGTCGCCCGCCTGTTCCTGAAATACGGGAACTCCGACCTGGTGAACGCGGGCGGTTTCGGCGGCGGTGACGCGGACCTCCCGGAGGCGCGGGAGGACGCGAAGGATCTCGCTGTGGATCTGGAAAAGCTCGGCCCGACCTTTGTGAAAATCGGCCAGCTCCTTTCCACCAGGAGCGACCTGCTCCCACCCGTCTATCTCGATGCGCTGAGCCGCCTGCAGGACAAGGTGGAACCGGTCCCGGTGGAGGAGGTCGAAGCGGTGATCAGCGAACAGCTGGGGGTGCGGATCTCGAAGGCGTTCTCCAGTTTCGACAGGACGCCCGTGGGTTCCGCGTCGCTGGGACAGGTCCACCGCGCCGTGCTGCGGGAGGGCAGGGAGGTGGCGGTGAAGGTGCAGCGCCCCGGCATCCGGAAGGAGATCCTGGCGGATCTGGACAGCCTGCAGGAGGTGGCGGACTTCCTTGATGAACATACCGACTTCGGCAGGAAGTATCACACGGGGCGTATTCTGGGGGAATTCCGTGACACCCTCCTGAGGGAACTGGACTATCAGAAAGAAGCGCGGAACCTGATGGAGCTGAAGCGCAACCTCGCCGAGTTCGGCGATCTGGTGGTCCCGGAAGTCGTGGAGGCCTACTCTTCCCCGATGGTCCTGACAATGGACTACCTTCCAGGAACGAAGGTCACGGATCTCGCCGGGCCGGTGCTGCTGGACATCGATGGCGGGAAGCTGGCGGATGAGGTCTTCCGCGCCTACCTGAAGCAGATCCTGGTGGATGGCTTCTTCCACGCGGACCCCCATCCGGGGAACCTGCTGCTGACGCCCGACCGCAGGATCGCCATCCTGGATCTCGGGATGGTGGGACGCGTCAACGCGCGCGTCCGTGACCAGTTGGTGCATCTGCTCGCCGGCATCAGCCAGGGGGACGGGACGCAGGTCGCGGAAGCGGCTCTGCGTCTGGGCGAAAGCGAGGATGCCCACATCGACCGCCGCCAGTTCGTCAATTCGATCGAAACCATCCTCGGGGAGTCGAAGGACTCGAAGCTCGTGGACCTGCAGATCGGCGGCATCGTGCTGCTCATCATGCAGGCCTGTGCCTCCGCGGGCATCCGTATCCCCGCGGAGATCAGCCTGCTGGGCAAGACGCTGATGAACCTGGACAGGCTCGGTATCGCCCTGTCGCCGCAGTTCGATCCCCGGGCGGCCATCCGCAGGAACCTGGAAGCGCTTTCCACCTCACGGCTGAAGGACAGTTTCTCGATCGCCGGCATCCTCGGTTCGCTCACGGAGACGAAGGATTTCCTCACCCAGCTCCCGCGCCGTGTGAATGAGATCACCGAGCTGGTGGCGACCAACCGGCTGCGCGTGAAGGTGGACTCCATCGACGAGCACAAGCTGATGCTGGGCTTCCAGAAGATCGCCAACCGGATCACCATGGGCCTCCTGCTGTCGGCTTTCATCGTCGGCTCATCGATGCTTGCCCGGGTCGAAACCACGTTCCGGATTTTCGGTTACCCGGGCCTGGCGATGGTGTTTTTCTTCATCGCCGCGCTCGGTGCCCTATGGCTCATGCTTCAGATTCTGGTAAAGGATGAATGA
- the cysK gene encoding cysteine synthase A — translation MALAENMVATVGNTPLIRLNHLTQGLDAEIYVKAEFFNPLFSVKDRIGKAMIEAAEKDGSLKPGGLIIEPTSGNTGIALAFVARAKGYRIILTMPESMSLERRVLLRLLGAEIVLTPRARGMGGAIAKAKQLIEENPGSFGPGQFDNPANPQVHRETTAEEIWKDLDGNIDAFVAGVGTGGTITGVGEVIKSRKPDFKVFAVEPTASPVISGGAPGPHMIQGIGAGFIPGNLNTSIIDEVIQVTNDDAFATAQALAQLEGLPAGISTGANVWSAIQLAKRPEYKGKKIVTVGCSSTERYLSTPLAEKVREEVSNLPVAEI, via the coding sequence ATGGCATTGGCAGAAAACATGGTTGCCACCGTTGGCAACACCCCGCTCATCCGCCTCAATCATCTCACACAGGGACTCGACGCGGAGATCTATGTGAAGGCTGAGTTCTTCAATCCTCTCTTCAGTGTGAAAGATCGTATCGGCAAGGCCATGATCGAGGCTGCCGAGAAGGACGGATCCCTGAAGCCGGGCGGCCTCATCATCGAGCCCACCTCCGGCAACACCGGCATCGCGCTGGCCTTCGTCGCCCGTGCGAAGGGCTACCGCATCATCCTCACCATGCCGGAGAGCATGTCGCTGGAGCGCCGCGTGCTCCTGCGCCTGCTGGGCGCGGAGATCGTCCTCACCCCGCGTGCGCGCGGCATGGGCGGCGCCATCGCCAAGGCGAAGCAACTCATCGAGGAGAATCCCGGCTCCTTCGGCCCTGGCCAGTTCGACAACCCGGCCAACCCGCAGGTCCACCGTGAAACCACCGCCGAGGAGATCTGGAAAGACCTCGACGGCAACATCGACGCCTTCGTCGCCGGTGTCGGCACCGGCGGCACCATCACCGGCGTGGGTGAGGTCATCAAGTCCCGCAAGCCGGACTTCAAGGTCTTCGCCGTCGAGCCGACCGCCAGCCCCGTCATCTCCGGCGGCGCGCCCGGCCCGCACATGATCCAGGGCATCGGCGCCGGCTTCATCCCCGGCAACCTGAACACCTCCATCATCGACGAGGTCATCCAGGTCACCAATGACGACGCCTTCGCCACCGCGCAGGCGCTCGCCCAGCTCGAAGGTCTCCCGGCAGGCATCTCCACCGGTGCCAACGTCTGGTCCGCCATCCAGCTCGCCAAGCGTCCGGAGTACAAAGGCAAGAAGATCGTCACCGTCGGCTGCTCCTCCACGGAGCGCTACCTCTCCACCCCGCTGGCCGAAAAGGTCCGCGAGGAAGTGTCGAACCTGCCCGTCGCCGAGATCTGA
- a CDS encoding MOSC domain-containing protein: MTTAEEGHAGVWDQVKLGKIYISGGHDYWGRQGAGRLQNGIRDVEEVECVAGKGLVGDRYFGYRQDFKGQVTFFEEEVVEEIRAHFKLPKLPASVFRRNLIVSGVRLGEWLGKRFVFQGVEFEGSQECRPCHWMDRVVEDGTERFMKEGFRGGLRAKVISGGLLRVRS; the protein is encoded by the coding sequence ATGACGACCGCGGAGGAAGGACACGCCGGAGTGTGGGATCAGGTGAAGCTGGGGAAGATCTATATCTCCGGCGGGCATGACTACTGGGGCAGGCAGGGCGCGGGCCGCCTGCAGAACGGCATCCGTGATGTGGAGGAGGTGGAGTGCGTGGCGGGGAAGGGGCTGGTGGGGGACCGCTACTTCGGCTACCGGCAGGACTTCAAGGGACAGGTCACGTTTTTCGAAGAAGAGGTGGTGGAGGAAATACGCGCTCACTTCAAGTTGCCGAAGCTTCCTGCCTCTGTTTTCCGGCGGAACCTCATCGTTTCCGGCGTGCGGTTGGGGGAATGGTTGGGAAAGCGGTTTGTGTTCCAGGGCGTCGAGTTCGAGGGCAGCCAGGAATGCAGGCCCTGCCACTGGATGGACCGCGTGGTGGAGGATGGGACGGAACGCTTCATGAAAGAGGGCTTCCGCGGAGGACTGCGCGCGAAGGTGATTTCAGGCGGGCTGTTGAGGGTCCGGTCATGA
- a CDS encoding assimilatory sulfite reductase (NADPH) flavoprotein subunit, with protein sequence MLPEHAPFTPDQRKALDSIIVSLDPTQKSWLSGYLAAAGASVSSVAATPAPAPSAKLTVVYGTESGNSEALADRTVKEAKKRGFQAVMKNMSDIKPADLSKIENLLVIVSTWGDGEPPETASAFHKEFMAGDLKLGSVRYSVCALGDTSYEKFCQTGKDFDTRLEALGASRVNPRTDCDVDYEEGYAAWLDAALKALAPTFTPHPVAFSAPAPVAAVEYGKKNPFPSEIIDNVLLNGEGTSKETIHVEFSLSGSGLTYEPGDALAVVPFNAPDVVADVLQAAKLKGTEEIEVKNVGRKLLADALREDFDITALSRAVLTKLAEAAESASLKELLAEDAKEKLKEYTWGREIVDAIEDFAPKGLSAGALAGIFRKLPPRLYSIASSPLAHPDEVHLTVAAVRYETNGRKRKGVASTYLADTAKPGSNVSIFVQPNKNFRLPADGHTPVIMVGPGTGVAPFRSFIEHRGALGSTGKNWLFFGDQHYLYDFLYQLEWQDHLKSGALTKLDVAFSRDQPEKVYVQDRIIANAKEVYAWLEEGAHFYVCGDASRMAHDVHEALISVVEFEGGVSREAAEAYVENLKKTKRYQRDVY encoded by the coding sequence ATGCTGCCTGAGCACGCACCGTTTACCCCAGACCAACGCAAGGCGTTGGACTCCATCATTGTCAGTCTCGATCCCACGCAGAAGAGCTGGCTGAGCGGTTATCTTGCCGCCGCCGGTGCTTCCGTGTCCTCCGTGGCTGCCACACCCGCACCCGCGCCGTCGGCAAAGCTGACCGTCGTCTATGGCACGGAGTCCGGCAACTCCGAGGCACTGGCCGACCGCACGGTGAAGGAAGCGAAGAAGCGCGGCTTCCAGGCGGTGATGAAGAACATGTCCGACATCAAGCCCGCGGACCTTTCCAAGATCGAGAACCTGCTGGTCATCGTCTCCACCTGGGGCGACGGCGAGCCGCCGGAAACGGCCTCCGCCTTCCACAAGGAATTCATGGCCGGTGACCTGAAACTCGGCTCCGTGCGCTACTCCGTGTGCGCGCTGGGGGACACTTCCTATGAGAAGTTCTGCCAGACGGGCAAGGACTTCGACACCCGCCTGGAGGCGCTCGGCGCGTCCCGCGTGAACCCGCGCACCGACTGCGACGTGGACTATGAGGAAGGCTACGCCGCGTGGCTGGACGCCGCGCTCAAGGCGCTGGCCCCGACGTTCACCCCGCACCCGGTCGCCTTCAGCGCGCCGGCCCCGGTGGCCGCCGTGGAGTATGGGAAGAAGAATCCCTTCCCGTCGGAGATCATCGACAACGTGCTGCTCAACGGCGAGGGCACCTCGAAGGAAACCATCCACGTGGAGTTCTCCCTATCCGGCTCCGGCCTGACCTATGAGCCGGGCGATGCGCTGGCCGTCGTGCCTTTCAACGCGCCGGACGTCGTCGCGGATGTCCTGCAGGCCGCGAAGCTCAAGGGCACCGAGGAGATCGAGGTGAAAAACGTCGGCAGGAAGCTGCTGGCGGACGCCCTGCGCGAGGACTTCGACATCACCGCGCTGTCCCGTGCCGTGCTGACGAAGCTGGCCGAGGCCGCCGAGTCCGCATCCCTCAAGGAACTGCTCGCGGAGGACGCGAAGGAGAAGCTGAAGGAATACACCTGGGGCCGCGAGATCGTCGATGCGATCGAGGACTTCGCGCCGAAGGGCCTTTCCGCCGGGGCTCTTGCGGGCATCTTCCGCAAGCTGCCGCCGCGCCTTTACTCCATCGCCTCCAGCCCGCTGGCCCACCCGGACGAGGTGCACCTCACCGTCGCCGCCGTCCGCTATGAGACGAACGGCCGGAAGCGCAAGGGCGTGGCGTCCACCTACCTCGCGGACACCGCGAAGCCGGGCAGCAACGTCTCCATCTTCGTCCAGCCGAACAAGAACTTCCGCCTGCCCGCCGACGGCCACACCCCGGTCATAATGGTCGGCCCCGGCACCGGTGTCGCTCCGTTCCGCTCGTTCATCGAGCACCGCGGCGCGCTCGGCAGCACCGGAAAGAACTGGCTCTTCTTCGGCGACCAGCACTACCTCTACGACTTCCTCTACCAACTGGAGTGGCAGGACCACCTCAAGAGCGGCGCGCTGACCAAGCTGGACGTCGCGTTCTCCCGTGACCAGCCGGAGAAAGTGTATGTGCAGGACCGCATCATCGCGAATGCGAAGGAAGTCTACGCGTGGCTGGAGGAAGGCGCGCACTTCTACGTCTGCGGCGACGCCAGCCGCATGGCGCACGACGTCCACGAGGCGCTGATCTCCGTGGTCGAGTTCGAGGGCGGCGTCTCCCGCGAGGCAGCCGAGGCCTATGTCGAGAACCTCAAGAAAACGAAACGCTATCAGCGTGACGTGTATTGA
- a CDS encoding NADPH-dependent assimilatory sulfite reductase hemoprotein subunit: MKTRKLSSMSEKKLSANEGIKTRSNYLRGTIAEGLQDLSTGSLSEDDQQLLKFHGTYQQDDRDTRATRRKHKLDKAYSFMIRIRVPGGVATSEQWLATDHLATTFANGTIKLTTRQAFQFHGIIKSNLKRTIADINKAAMDTIAACGDVNRNVMCNPNPYLSTAHADVLQAAKDISAHLTPHTRAYHEIWLDGEKVKTSEEEVQEPIYGKTYLPRKFKITIAVPPSNDVDIFANCLSFIAIVEGGKVVGYNVAVGGGMGSTHGNEATYPRLADVIGYCTAEQVVDVSEKVVLVQRDFGDRTDRKHSRFKYTVDDYGPEWILAKLNEYLGYDLEPARPYEFVDNGDRFGWQEDPNGNFHYTMFVEGGRVLDTPSYPMRTGLREIAKIHDGDFRLTANQNLMIANISPAKRVQIEALMEQYGIKDSHEKSALRLSSIACVALPTCGLALAEAERYLPHVITDLEETVEEAGLRHDSITIRMTGCPNGCGRPFIAEIGFVGRGPDRYNLYLGGGHAGQRLNKLYRQDIHADEIKPILSPILSHYAKERNEGERFGDFVIRTGYVAATVQGKDFHANIRTEAAASA, encoded by the coding sequence CTGAAAACTAGAAAACTTTCTTCCATGTCCGAAAAGAAACTCTCAGCCAATGAAGGCATCAAGACCCGCAGCAACTACCTGCGCGGCACCATCGCGGAAGGTCTGCAGGATCTTTCGACCGGCTCGCTTTCGGAGGATGACCAGCAGCTGCTGAAATTCCACGGCACCTACCAGCAGGATGACCGCGACACCCGCGCCACCCGCCGCAAGCACAAGCTGGACAAGGCCTACTCCTTCATGATCCGCATCCGGGTTCCCGGCGGCGTGGCCACTTCCGAACAATGGCTGGCGACGGACCACCTCGCCACCACCTTCGCGAATGGCACCATCAAGCTGACCACCCGCCAGGCGTTCCAGTTCCACGGCATCATCAAGAGCAACCTGAAGCGCACCATCGCCGACATCAACAAGGCGGCCATGGACACCATCGCCGCGTGCGGCGACGTGAACCGAAACGTGATGTGCAACCCGAACCCGTACCTCTCCACCGCCCACGCGGACGTGCTGCAGGCGGCGAAGGACATCTCCGCGCACCTCACCCCGCACACCCGCGCCTATCATGAGATCTGGCTGGACGGGGAGAAGGTGAAGACGTCCGAGGAGGAAGTCCAGGAGCCGATCTACGGCAAGACCTACCTGCCGCGGAAGTTCAAGATCACCATCGCCGTGCCACCGAGCAATGACGTGGACATCTTCGCCAACTGCCTTTCCTTCATCGCCATCGTCGAGGGCGGGAAGGTCGTCGGCTACAACGTCGCCGTCGGCGGCGGCATGGGCTCCACCCACGGGAATGAGGCCACCTACCCGCGCCTCGCGGATGTCATCGGCTACTGCACCGCGGAGCAGGTCGTGGATGTTTCCGAGAAGGTCGTGCTCGTGCAGCGTGACTTCGGCGACCGCACGGACCGGAAGCACTCCCGCTTCAAATACACCGTGGACGACTACGGCCCGGAGTGGATCCTGGCGAAGCTCAACGAGTACCTCGGCTACGACCTGGAACCCGCGCGTCCGTATGAGTTCGTGGACAACGGCGACCGCTTCGGCTGGCAGGAGGACCCCAACGGGAACTTCCACTACACCATGTTCGTCGAAGGTGGCCGCGTGCTGGACACCCCGTCCTACCCGATGCGCACGGGCCTCCGCGAGATCGCGAAGATCCATGACGGCGACTTCCGCCTGACCGCGAACCAGAACCTCATGATCGCCAACATCTCCCCGGCGAAGCGCGTCCAGATCGAGGCGCTGATGGAGCAGTACGGCATCAAGGACAGCCATGAGAAAAGCGCGCTGCGCCTCAGCTCCATCGCCTGCGTCGCCCTGCCGACCTGCGGCCTGGCCCTCGCGGAAGCGGAACGCTACCTGCCCCACGTCATCACCGACCTGGAGGAAACCGTGGAGGAAGCCGGCCTGCGCCACGACTCCATCACCATCCGCATGACCGGCTGCCCCAACGGCTGCGGCCGCCCGTTCATCGCGGAGATCGGCTTCGTCGGCCGTGGTCCGGACCGCTACAACCTCTACCTCGGTGGCGGCCACGCCGGCCAGCGCCTCAACAAGCTCTACCGCCAGGACATCCACGCGGATGAGATCAAACCGATCCTTTCCCCGATCCTCAGCCACTACGCGAAGGAGCGGAACGAAGGCGAGCGCTTCGGCGACTTCGTCATCCGCACCGGCTACGTCGCGGCCACGGTCCAGGGCAAGGACTTCCACGCCAACATCCGGACGGAGGCAGCCGCATCCGCCTGA